Proteins encoded by one window of Salvia splendens isolate huo1 chromosome 7, SspV2, whole genome shotgun sequence:
- the LOC121810922 gene encoding elongation of fatty acids protein 3-like: MAPAKSLTYYLSEYPSIVSFRWSHAQTWGSTWSFLFSSIAVYLASALALHAAASLLSRHRRPVPLGPLPALHSLSMALLSATIFAGILLSAAAEIRDTRWLWGRSRSRTTPFEWLLCFPLGTRPSGRVFFWSYIYYLSRFLHALRTFVTIFRYRRLSFFKLFNHSILIFMSFLWLEFSQSFQVLAILFTTLVYSVVYGYRFWTAIGLPAACFPFVVSCQLALLTCNLVCHVGVLFLHCIKGGCNGIGAWLLNSVLNGAILFLFLNFYVRMHLRKRKSSSSSSARGGDDHHPLLKSKIF, encoded by the coding sequence ATGGCCCCCGCCAAAAGCCTGACCTATTACCTATCGGAGTACCCCTCCATCGTCTCCTTTCGGTGGAGCCACGCCCAAACGTGGGGCTCGACGTGGTCGTTCCTCTTCTCCTCCATCGCCGTGTACCTCGCCTCCGCCCTCGCCCTCCACGCCGCCGCCTCCCTCCTCTCCCGCCACCGCCGCCCCGTCCCCCTCGGCCCCCTCCCCGCCCTCCACTCCCTCTCCATGGCGCTCCTCTCCGCCACCATCTTCGCCGGTATCctcctctccgccgccgccgagaTCCGCGACACGCGCTGGCTGTGGGGCCGCTCCCGCTCCCGCACCACCCCGTTCGAGTGGCTCCTCTGCTTCCCCCTCGGCACGCGCCCCTCCGGCCGCGTCTTCTTCTGGTCCTACATCTACTACCTCTCGCGTTTCCTCCACGCGCTCCGCACCTTCGTCACCATCTTCCGCTACCGACGCCTCTCCTTCTTCAAGCTCTTCAACCACTCAATCCTCATTTTTATGTCCTTTCTCTGGCTTGAATTCTCGCAATCCTTCCAGGTGCTGGCGATCCTCTTCACCACGCTCGTCTATTCCGTCGTCTACGGCTACCGATTCTGGACGGCGATAGGGCTGCCGGCGGCGTGTTTTCCGTTCGTCGTTAGCTGCCAGCTGGCGCTGCTGACGTGTAATCTGGTTTGCCACGTCGGCGTTCTGTTTCTCCACTGTATCAAGGGCGGATGCAATGGGATTGGGGCCTGGCTTCTCAACTCCGTTCTCAACGGCGCCATTCTCTTCCTCTTTCTCAATTTCTACGTCAGAATGCATCTCCGCAAAAGAAagtcatcctcctcctcctccgctcGCGGCGGCGACGATCATCATCCGCTTCTCAAATCCAAAATTTTTTGA